In Nicotiana tabacum cultivar K326 chromosome 2, ASM71507v2, whole genome shotgun sequence, the following proteins share a genomic window:
- the LOC107800971 gene encoding glutaredoxin-C9-like — MQQALPYKSSCLSLTLQDPKPLNQMNHSTSSSSSSTSMYVKGSKEELKNMVKDNAVIVVGRRGCCMSHVVKRLLQCLGANPAIYDIEEQDENEVIDELENIVAAVDGSDDRKEGGRLQLPAVFVGGELFGGLDRIMAAHITGELTPVLKQAGALWL; from the coding sequence ATGCAACAAGCACTTCCTTACAAATCATCATGTTTATCTTTAACCTTACAAGATCCCAAACCCCTCAACCAAATGAATCATAGTaccagcagcagcagcagtagtactTCTATGTATGTCAAAGGTTCAAAAGAGGAATTGAAGAACATGGTTAAAGACAACGCTGTTATAGTTGTTGGTAGACGAGGTTGTTGTATGAGCCATGTTGTCAAACGTTTGTTGCAGTGTTTGGGAGCTAATCCTGCTATTTATGACATTGAGGAACAAGATGAAAATGAGGTTATTGATGAGCTGGAGAATATTGTCGCCGCCGTCGACGGCAGTGATGATCGGAAAGAGGGTGGTCGTTTGCAGTTGCCGGCGGTGTTTGTCGGAGGAGAATTGTTTGGAGGTTTGGATCGGATTATGGCTGCTCATATTACTGGCGAGTTGACTCCTGTATTGAAACAAGCTGGAGCCTTGTGgctttga